Proteins encoded together in one Janthinobacterium tructae window:
- a CDS encoding fasciclin domain-containing protein: MRTFIPAALFLTSMLAASAPFAADMSTMVGGQSMYPSKDIVDNAVNSADHTTLVAAVKAAGLVDTLKGKGPFTVFAPTNAAFGKLPAGTVETLVKPENKATLTKILTYHVVPGKYDFKALAREIKMHDGKATLPTASGGKLMFAMNGMHNIVVMDEGGNSANISTYDVYQSNGVINVIDTVLMPK; the protein is encoded by the coding sequence ATGCGCACCTTCATCCCTGCAGCATTGTTCCTCACTTCCATGCTGGCCGCCAGCGCCCCTTTTGCCGCCGACATGAGCACCATGGTGGGGGGGCAGAGCATGTATCCGTCCAAGGATATCGTCGATAACGCCGTCAATTCGGCCGACCACACGACCCTGGTCGCCGCCGTCAAGGCGGCAGGCCTGGTCGATACCCTGAAAGGCAAGGGGCCGTTTACCGTGTTCGCGCCGACGAATGCGGCGTTTGGCAAACTGCCGGCCGGCACCGTCGAGACCCTGGTCAAGCCGGAAAACAAGGCGACCCTGACGAAAATCCTCACCTACCACGTTGTGCCCGGCAAATACGACTTCAAGGCGCTGGCCAGGGAAATCAAGATGCACGACGGGAAAGCCACTTTGCCCACGGCCAGCGGGGGCAAGCTGATGTTCGCCATGAACGGCATGCACAATATCGTCGTGATGGACGAGGGCGGCAACAGCGCCAACATCAGCACCTATGATGTGTACCAGTCGAATGGCGTGATCAATGTCATTGACACGGTGCTGATGCCGAAATAA
- a CDS encoding efflux transporter outer membrane subunit translates to MAAAVLLAACAAPEFKQPQIETPTAFKEAQAPAVQTAADGTRWKQGVPAERQARGEWWLAFNDPALTGLISEATQANANLAVAAARVKQARAIAGIAEADRIPQVGVNVGGQRNRASAVSLGLPNGAPVAATNVYQANLTASYEVDLFGRVAANVSASRSDALAVEATYRSVLLSLQADVAQTYFQLRATDAELATLEQTVRLREESVHVNQRRYDLGDIGEFDLSRARTELSTVRAEAIGLQRQRATGEHALAVLLGKPAASFTAGVNPLQDSGFLPVIPAGMPSSLLERRPDIASAQRTMEASNARIGVAKSAMFPALSLNASGGGASDTFSDIFKWSSRSWLLGALMSMPIIDGGRNKAAVSRSEAQLEESVATYRQSVLVAFAEVEDNLAGLRILSGQTQQIDEAVVSARRSADLAQKLYDAGRSSYLDLLDAQRNLAAIERNAVQLRGNRAVTTVALIRALGGGWGETEPQVAAN, encoded by the coding sequence ATGGCCGCCGCAGTCCTGCTGGCCGCCTGCGCGGCGCCGGAGTTCAAGCAGCCGCAGATCGAGACGCCCACGGCGTTCAAGGAAGCGCAAGCGCCTGCCGTGCAGACGGCGGCCGATGGCACGCGCTGGAAGCAGGGCGTGCCAGCCGAGCGCCAGGCGCGCGGCGAATGGTGGCTGGCCTTCAATGATCCGGCCTTGACTGGCCTGATCAGCGAAGCCACGCAGGCGAATGCCAACCTGGCGGTGGCCGCCGCCCGCGTCAAGCAGGCGAGGGCGATTGCCGGTATCGCCGAAGCGGACCGCATCCCGCAAGTGGGCGTCAACGTGGGCGGCCAGCGCAACCGCGCCTCCGCCGTGTCGCTCGGCTTGCCGAACGGCGCACCGGTGGCGGCGACCAATGTCTACCAGGCGAACCTGACGGCAAGCTACGAAGTCGATCTGTTCGGCAGGGTGGCGGCCAACGTCAGCGCCTCGCGCAGCGATGCGCTGGCCGTGGAAGCGACCTACCGTTCCGTGCTGTTGTCGCTGCAGGCTGACGTGGCGCAGACGTATTTCCAGTTGCGCGCCACGGACGCCGAACTGGCGACCCTCGAACAGACGGTGCGCCTGCGTGAAGAAAGCGTGCATGTGAACCAGCGCCGCTATGACCTGGGCGACATCGGCGAATTCGATCTGTCGCGTGCCCGCACGGAGCTGTCGACGGTGCGCGCCGAAGCCATCGGCCTGCAGCGCCAGCGCGCCACCGGCGAGCATGCGCTGGCCGTCCTGCTGGGCAAACCGGCCGCCAGCTTCACGGCGGGCGTCAACCCCTTGCAGGACAGCGGCTTCCTGCCCGTGATCCCGGCCGGCATGCCGTCGTCCCTGCTGGAGCGCCGTCCCGACATCGCATCGGCGCAGCGCACCATGGAAGCGTCGAATGCGCGCATCGGCGTGGCGAAATCGGCCATGTTCCCGGCCTTGAGCCTGAACGCGTCCGGTGGCGGCGCGTCCGATACCTTTTCGGATATCTTCAAGTGGAGCAGCCGCTCCTGGCTGCTGGGCGCCCTGATGTCGATGCCGATCATCGACGGTGGCCGCAACAAGGCGGCCGTGAGCCGCAGCGAAGCGCAGCTGGAAGAGTCGGTGGCGACGTATCGCCAGAGCGTGCTGGTGGCCTTCGCCGAGGTGGAAGACAACCTTGCCGGCCTGCGCATCCTGTCGGGCCAGACGCAGCAGATCGACGAAGCCGTCGTCTCGGCGCGCCGCTCGGCCGACCTGGCGCAAAAGCTGTACGACGCGGGCCGTTCCAGCTACCTCGATCTGCTCGATGCGCAGCGCAACCTGGCGGCCATCGAACGCAATGCCGTGCAGCTGCGCGGTAACCGCGCCGTCACCACGGTGGCGCTGATCCGCGCCCTGGGCGGCGGCTGGGGCGAGACGGAGCCGCAGGTGGCGGCCAACTAG
- a CDS encoding efflux RND transporter permease subunit, producing MNFSRFFIDKPIFAAVLSIVIFVAGLLSIFGLPISEYPDVVPPSVVVRAQYPGANPKVIAETVAAPLEEQINGVENMLYMSSQNTSDGSMMLTVTFKIGTNVEQAETQVQNRVQRALPRLPEEVRQIGVTTVKSSPNLTMVVHLVSPNKRYDDMYLRNYAVLNVKDQLARLPGMGDIQIFGAGDYAMRIWLDPQKVAARGMTANDVVDAIREQNVQVAAGVIGASPAKNSPFQLTVNTQGRLQTPEEFGAIIVRTNADGAITHLKDVARVEMGANSYSLRSLLNNNPAVGMGIFEAPNANALQLSSDVRAKMDELKKDFPQGVEYRIEYDPTQFVRSSIEAVIHTLLEAIALVVLVVIIFLQTWRASIIPLLAVPVSIVGTFAVMLGFGFSINTLSLFGLVLAIGIVVDDAIVVVENVERNIEEGLSPRDATIQAMKEVSGPIVAIALVLCAVFVPIAFVPGLSGEFYRQFALTIAISTVISAFSSLTLAPALSAALLKPHDAPKDALTRGMDMVFGRFFAWFNRFFGRASHRYEAGVKGVLGRKSASLGVYALLVVAAIFTFKSVPAGFVPAQDKQYLVGFAQLPDAASLDRTEDVVRRMSDVIKSVPGVESTIAFPGLSINDFTNAPNAGIVFATLKPFDERTTKELSGGAIAAEINKRLGGIQDAFIMVFPPPPVNGLGTIGGFKMMIEDRGNLGYDALYNATQALAAKAYQTPELAGVFSGYQINVPQLFADVDRVKAKQMGVPLATIYQTLQINLGSLYVNDFNQFGRTYQVRVQADAAFRSHAQDIAQLKVRSNKGEMIPLSSLMRVKDSYGPDRVQRYNAYAAADFNGGAAPGVSSGQAQAALERIAKEVLPQGISYEWTELTYQDILSGNTMIYVFPLCVLLVFLVLAAQYESWTLPLAVILIVPMSILCALLGVKLTGGDNNVFTQIALFVLVGLASKNAILIVEFARELEEHGRSVVQAALEACRLRLRPILMTSIAFIMGVVPLVFSHGAGSEMRHAMGVAVFAGMLGVTFFGLFLTPVFYVLLRTLAQRFEKKPAVAVAKPVAAPALDLEGDIY from the coding sequence ATGAATTTTTCCCGCTTTTTCATCGACAAGCCGATTTTCGCGGCGGTGCTGTCGATCGTCATATTCGTGGCCGGGCTGCTGTCGATATTCGGCCTGCCCATCTCCGAATATCCCGACGTCGTGCCGCCATCGGTGGTGGTGCGCGCGCAATACCCGGGCGCCAACCCGAAAGTGATCGCCGAAACCGTGGCCGCGCCGCTCGAAGAGCAGATCAACGGCGTCGAGAACATGCTCTACATGTCCTCGCAAAACACCTCCGATGGTTCGATGATGCTGACCGTGACCTTCAAGATCGGCACCAACGTCGAGCAGGCCGAGACGCAGGTGCAGAACCGCGTGCAGCGCGCCTTGCCGCGCCTGCCAGAGGAAGTGCGCCAGATCGGCGTGACGACGGTGAAATCGTCGCCGAATCTGACCATGGTGGTGCACCTGGTCTCGCCCAACAAGCGCTATGACGACATGTACTTGCGTAACTACGCGGTGCTGAACGTCAAGGATCAATTGGCCCGTCTGCCCGGCATGGGCGATATCCAGATCTTCGGCGCGGGCGACTATGCCATGCGCATCTGGCTCGACCCGCAAAAGGTGGCGGCGCGCGGCATGACGGCCAATGATGTCGTCGACGCGATTCGCGAGCAGAACGTGCAGGTGGCCGCCGGCGTGATCGGCGCATCGCCGGCGAAAAATTCGCCGTTCCAGCTGACCGTCAATACCCAGGGCCGTCTGCAGACGCCCGAGGAATTCGGCGCGATCATCGTGCGCACGAATGCCGACGGCGCCATCACGCACCTGAAAGACGTGGCGCGCGTGGAAATGGGCGCCAACAGCTACTCGCTGCGTTCGCTGCTGAACAATAATCCGGCCGTCGGCATGGGTATTTTCGAAGCCCCGAATGCCAACGCGCTGCAATTGTCGTCCGACGTGCGCGCCAAGATGGACGAACTGAAAAAAGACTTCCCGCAAGGCGTGGAATACCGCATCGAGTACGACCCGACGCAGTTCGTGCGCTCGTCCATCGAAGCCGTGATCCATACCCTGCTGGAAGCCATCGCCCTGGTGGTGCTGGTGGTGATCATCTTCCTGCAAACCTGGCGCGCCTCGATCATTCCGCTCTTGGCCGTTCCCGTGTCGATCGTCGGTACCTTTGCCGTGATGCTGGGCTTTGGCTTCTCGATCAACACCTTGTCGCTGTTCGGCCTCGTGCTGGCCATCGGTATTGTTGTCGATGACGCCATCGTGGTGGTGGAAAACGTCGAGCGCAACATCGAGGAAGGCCTCTCGCCGCGCGACGCCACCATCCAGGCCATGAAAGAGGTCAGCGGTCCTATCGTCGCCATCGCCCTGGTGCTGTGCGCCGTGTTCGTGCCGATCGCCTTCGTGCCCGGCCTGTCGGGCGAGTTCTATCGCCAGTTCGCGCTGACCATCGCCATTTCGACGGTGATCTCCGCTTTCAGCTCGCTGACCCTGGCGCCGGCCCTGTCGGCCGCGCTGCTGAAACCGCACGATGCGCCGAAGGATGCGCTGACGCGCGGCATGGACATGGTCTTCGGCCGCTTCTTCGCCTGGTTCAACCGCTTCTTTGGCCGCGCTTCGCACCGTTATGAAGCGGGCGTGAAGGGTGTATTGGGCCGCAAGAGCGCCTCGCTGGGCGTGTATGCGCTGCTGGTCGTTGCCGCCATCTTCACCTTCAAGTCCGTGCCGGCCGGCTTCGTGCCAGCGCAGGACAAGCAATACCTGGTGGGCTTTGCGCAATTGCCCGACGCCGCTTCGCTGGACCGCACGGAAGATGTCGTGCGCCGCATGTCCGACGTCATCAAATCGGTGCCCGGCGTCGAATCGACCATCGCCTTCCCCGGCCTGTCGATCAACGACTTTACCAATGCGCCGAACGCCGGTATCGTCTTCGCCACCCTGAAGCCGTTCGACGAACGCACTACCAAGGAGCTGTCCGGCGGCGCCATCGCGGCCGAGATCAACAAGCGCCTGGGCGGTATCCAGGACGCCTTCATCATGGTCTTCCCGCCACCGCCGGTCAACGGCCTCGGTACCATCGGCGGCTTCAAGATGATGATCGAAGACCGCGGCAACCTCGGTTACGACGCGCTGTACAACGCCACCCAGGCGCTGGCCGCCAAGGCCTACCAGACGCCGGAACTGGCGGGCGTGTTCTCGGGCTACCAGATCAACGTGCCGCAGCTGTTCGCCGATGTCGACCGCGTGAAGGCCAAGCAGATGGGCGTGCCGCTGGCGACCATCTACCAGACCTTGCAGATCAACCTCGGTTCGCTGTACGTGAATGACTTCAACCAGTTTGGCCGCACCTACCAGGTGCGCGTGCAGGCCGATGCCGCGTTCCGTTCGCATGCGCAGGATATCGCGCAGCTGAAGGTGCGTAGTAACAAAGGCGAAATGATCCCGCTGTCGTCGTTGATGCGTGTCAAGGACAGCTATGGTCCGGACCGCGTGCAGCGCTACAACGCCTACGCCGCAGCCGATTTCAATGGCGGCGCCGCCCCTGGCGTATCGAGTGGCCAGGCGCAAGCCGCGCTGGAACGCATCGCCAAGGAAGTGCTGCCGCAAGGGATTTCGTATGAATGGACGGAGCTGACCTACCAGGACATCTTGTCCGGCAATACGATGATCTATGTCTTCCCGCTGTGCGTGCTGCTGGTGTTCCTGGTGCTGGCCGCCCAGTACGAAAGCTGGACCCTGCCGCTGGCCGTGATCCTGATCGTGCCGATGTCGATCCTCTGCGCGCTCCTTGGCGTGAAACTGACCGGTGGCGACAACAATGTGTTCACCCAGATCGCGCTGTTCGTGCTGGTGGGGCTGGCGTCGAAGAATGCGATCCTGATCGTGGAATTTGCCCGCGAACTGGAAGAGCATGGCCGCAGCGTCGTGCAAGCGGCGCTGGAAGCGTGCCGTCTGCGTCTGCGTCCGATCCTGATGACGTCGATCGCCTTCATCATGGGCGTGGTGCCCCTGGTGTTCTCGCACGGCGCCGGTTCGGAAATGCGCCATGCGATGGGCGTGGCGGTATTTGCCGGCATGCTGGGCGTGACCTTCTTCGGCCTGTTCCTGACGCCCGTGTTCTACGTACTGCTGCGCACCCTGGCGCAGCGTTTTGAGAAAAAACCAGCCGTCGCTGTCGCCAAGCCTGTCGCCGCGCCAGCGCTGGACCTGGAAGGAGATATATATTGA
- a CDS encoding efflux RND transporter periplasmic adaptor subunit — MKNVQQFSTLLKPLAAALALAGLVAVSLAGCDSANSKVPDAPAAGGPPVSAAAVIEKQITETQEFSGRLEAIERVEIRSRVGGFITAVNFKPGSEVKKGEVLFVIDPRPFQAEVSRAEGTAASARAKAELAKLELSRAEKLLAEKAIAQREFDEKASGLKELDANARSAQAAYEAAKLNLSYTQVQAPISGRVSKAEITVGNLIDASAILTSVVSTDRIYASFDGDEDTYLRVAGTAQKGTPVTVKVGLANETGFPHEGKLEFVDNQLDPATGSVRMRATFANTDRQLVPGLFARILLDGGNGPQAQSTALLISDRAVGTDQSRKYVYVVGADNKAEYRAVKLGPNSDGLRVVREGLKAGEKIVVNGLQRVRPGAPVTPQMVAMDFDPTAPVAPAKPEAKDAKIAAKAASTSKE, encoded by the coding sequence ATGAAAAACGTTCAACAATTTTCCACTCTGCTCAAACCCCTGGCTGCCGCGCTTGCGCTGGCAGGACTGGTCGCGGTGAGCCTGGCCGGCTGCGATTCGGCCAACAGCAAGGTGCCCGACGCGCCAGCGGCCGGCGGCCCGCCCGTCTCGGCCGCCGCCGTCATTGAAAAACAGATCACGGAAACGCAGGAATTTTCGGGCCGCCTGGAAGCGATCGAGCGCGTGGAAATCCGCTCGCGCGTTGGCGGCTTCATTACCGCCGTCAATTTCAAGCCGGGCAGCGAAGTGAAAAAAGGCGAGGTGTTGTTCGTCATCGATCCACGTCCATTCCAGGCTGAAGTGTCGCGCGCCGAAGGCACGGCAGCTTCCGCCCGCGCCAAGGCGGAACTGGCAAAGCTGGAACTGTCGCGCGCAGAAAAACTGCTGGCCGAAAAAGCCATCGCCCAGCGCGAATTCGATGAAAAGGCATCGGGCCTGAAAGAGCTGGACGCGAATGCCCGCTCGGCGCAAGCCGCGTATGAAGCGGCCAAGCTGAACCTGTCGTACACGCAGGTGCAGGCGCCGATCAGCGGCCGCGTCAGCAAGGCCGAAATCACCGTCGGCAACCTGATCGACGCTTCCGCCATCCTCACTTCCGTGGTGTCGACGGACCGCATCTACGCCAGCTTCGACGGCGATGAAGATACGTATCTGCGCGTGGCCGGCACGGCGCAAAAGGGCACGCCCGTCACCGTCAAGGTGGGCCTGGCCAACGAAACTGGCTTCCCGCATGAAGGCAAGTTGGAATTCGTCGACAATCAGCTCGACCCGGCCACGGGCAGCGTGCGCATGCGCGCCACCTTCGCCAACACGGACCGCCAGCTGGTGCCCGGCCTGTTCGCGCGCATCTTGCTCGACGGCGGCAATGGCCCGCAGGCGCAAAGCACGGCGCTGTTGATCAGCGACCGCGCCGTCGGCACGGATCAAAGCCGCAAATATGTGTACGTGGTGGGTGCCGACAACAAGGCCGAGTACCGCGCCGTCAAGCTGGGTCCGAACTCGGACGGCTTGCGCGTGGTGCGCGAAGGCTTGAAAGCGGGCGAAAAGATCGTCGTCAACGGCTTGCAGCGCGTGCGCCCCGGCGCGCCCGTGACGCCGCAGATGGTGGCCATGGATTTCGATCCGACCGCGCCCGTCGCCCCCGCAAAACCTGAAGCAAAAGACGCCAAGATCGCCGCGAAAGCCGCATCGACTTCCAAGGAATAA
- a CDS encoding alpha/beta hydrolase: protein MSVADTAAELAPGQALKIRDIEVQGAQDALAARVYTAGVPGARQSSLIVFFHGGGFVAGDLEDADDFLRCLVLSNPDHVVLAANYTLAKVRPFPAAVEDAHAVLLWAKKNKSKLGWTGKQMVVSGIEAGANLAAVCAMMSRDRGGPPLAGQVLIMPMLDPGLSTCSMRSLPSCPDLAEVADQCAAAYRGYLPNAADRTHPYASPLQSSRLKNLPPALILSSEDDPLRDEAEQYGSKLIACGIKTTVRRMAAAPLQDATARNECACKVQVLSEIASFVAGLGQEPES from the coding sequence ATGAGCGTTGCCGACACCGCGGCCGAGCTGGCACCTGGCCAGGCGCTGAAGATACGCGACATCGAGGTGCAGGGCGCGCAGGATGCGCTCGCCGCGCGCGTCTACACGGCCGGCGTGCCGGGCGCCAGGCAATCGAGCCTGATCGTCTTCTTCCACGGTGGCGGCTTCGTCGCCGGCGACCTGGAGGACGCGGACGACTTCCTGCGCTGCCTTGTGCTGAGCAACCCGGACCACGTGGTGCTGGCCGCGAACTACACGCTGGCGAAGGTGCGGCCATTCCCCGCCGCCGTGGAAGACGCGCATGCCGTGCTGTTGTGGGCGAAAAAGAACAAGTCCAAGCTGGGCTGGACGGGCAAGCAGATGGTGGTGTCGGGCATCGAAGCGGGCGCCAACCTGGCCGCCGTATGCGCCATGATGTCGCGCGACCGGGGCGGACCGCCCCTCGCGGGCCAGGTGCTGATCATGCCCATGCTCGACCCCGGCCTGTCGACCTGCTCGATGCGCAGCTTGCCCAGTTGTCCTGACCTGGCGGAAGTGGCCGATCAATGCGCCGCCGCCTACCGTGGCTACCTGCCGAATGCCGCTGACCGTACCCATCCGTACGCGTCGCCATTGCAGTCGAGCCGCCTGAAGAACCTGCCGCCAGCCTTGATCTTGTCCAGCGAAGATGATCCATTGCGCGACGAGGCTGAACAATACGGCAGCAAACTGATCGCCTGCGGCATCAAGACCACGGTGCGCCGCATGGCCGCCGCGCCGCTGCAAGACGCGACCGCCCGTAATGAATGCGCCTGCAAGGTGCAGGTATTGAGTGAGATCGCCAGCTTTGTCGCTGGACTGGGGCAGGAGCCCGAGTCATGA
- a CDS encoding LysR family transcriptional regulator, with translation MNKLQAMEVFIQVVDAGGFTRAAENMQLPKATVSTLIQSLEASLSVKLLNRTTRHVSITSDGAAYYERCVRILSDVREAEESLSRTRLSPSGRLRVDAPTALASELIIPALPDFFARYPDISLELGCSDRPVDLIEEGVDCAVRGGELGDLNLIARRVGVLHFITCAAPGYLARYGTPQHPNDLAQHRGVNFFSAKTGKTFDWDFTRAGERIQMSMPSHIALNDSNAYAAAGLAGLGIVQMTHFMLAPLMEQGKMVELLGDWESDPLPIHVIYPPNRHLSAKVRVFVEWVADMFTNHPATQLKGKSNLPARAAQTEAQP, from the coding sequence GTGAACAAGCTGCAAGCCATGGAAGTTTTTATCCAAGTCGTCGATGCGGGCGGCTTTACGCGCGCGGCGGAAAACATGCAGTTGCCGAAAGCCACCGTGTCGACCCTGATCCAGTCGCTGGAAGCGAGCCTGTCGGTTAAATTGCTCAACCGCACCACGCGCCACGTCAGCATCACCTCCGACGGCGCCGCGTATTACGAACGCTGCGTGCGCATCCTGTCCGACGTGCGCGAAGCCGAGGAATCGCTGTCGCGCACGCGCTTGAGTCCCAGCGGGCGGCTGCGCGTGGATGCGCCCACGGCCCTGGCCAGCGAACTGATCATCCCCGCCCTGCCCGATTTCTTCGCCCGCTACCCGGACATCTCGCTGGAACTCGGTTGCAGCGACCGGCCCGTCGACCTGATCGAGGAAGGCGTCGACTGCGCCGTGCGGGGCGGCGAACTGGGCGACCTGAACCTGATCGCGCGCCGTGTCGGCGTGCTGCATTTCATCACCTGCGCGGCGCCCGGCTACCTGGCGCGCTATGGCACGCCGCAGCACCCGAACGACCTGGCGCAGCACCGGGGCGTGAATTTTTTCTCCGCCAAGACAGGTAAAACGTTTGACTGGGATTTCACGCGCGCCGGCGAACGCATCCAGATGTCCATGCCCAGCCATATCGCCCTGAACGACTCGAACGCCTACGCGGCGGCCGGCCTGGCGGGCCTGGGCATCGTGCAAATGACGCATTTCATGCTTGCGCCGCTGATGGAACAGGGCAAAATGGTGGAATTGCTGGGCGATTGGGAATCCGACCCGCTGCCCATCCACGTGATCTATCCGCCCAACCGCCATCTGTCCGCCAAGGTGCGCGTGTTTGTCGAATGGGTCGCCGACATGTTTACCAACCACCCGGCCACGCAACTGAAGGGCAAGAGCAATCTTCCCGCGCGTGCCGCCCAGACCGAGGCCCAGCCATGA
- a CDS encoding D-2-hydroxyacid dehydrogenase, with protein sequence MTAASTSSHRIVFLDRDSLIATVRPPAFAHSWEEYPHTRGSEQTVSRLQGASIAITNKVPLRAAELAQLPDLKMIAVAATGTDILDLAACRERGIVVANIRDYARATVPEHTLALMLALRRQLVAYRADVEAGLWQASERFCLFGHPIRDLAGSRLGLLGYGALGKSVAQLGRAFGMQVQVHNRSPIAEDGVTQVSFDELLATSDVLSLHLPLTDKTRNIIGAQELARMQPTSLLINTARGGLVDEAALATALTNGVIAGAGFDVLSKEPPLPDNPLLSLRLPNFILTPHTAWASGEAMQKLADILIGNVEAFERGAPTNVVA encoded by the coding sequence ATGACCGCAGCAAGCACATCGTCCCACCGCATCGTCTTCCTCGACCGCGACAGCCTGATCGCCACTGTGCGTCCACCCGCCTTCGCGCACAGCTGGGAAGAATATCCGCACACCAGGGGCAGCGAACAGACTGTGTCCCGTCTGCAAGGCGCCAGCATCGCCATCACGAACAAGGTGCCGTTGCGCGCAGCCGAGCTGGCCCAGCTGCCGGATTTAAAAATGATCGCCGTGGCCGCCACCGGCACGGATATCCTCGACCTGGCCGCCTGCCGCGAGCGGGGCATCGTGGTGGCGAATATCCGCGACTATGCGCGCGCCACCGTGCCCGAGCATACGCTGGCCCTGATGCTGGCCCTGCGCCGCCAGCTGGTCGCCTACCGCGCGGACGTGGAAGCGGGCCTGTGGCAGGCGTCGGAGCGCTTCTGCCTGTTCGGCCACCCGATCCGCGACCTGGCTGGCAGCCGCCTGGGTTTGCTCGGCTATGGCGCGCTGGGCAAGTCCGTGGCCCAGCTGGGACGCGCCTTCGGCATGCAAGTGCAGGTGCACAACCGCTCGCCCATAGCCGAAGACGGCGTGACGCAGGTGAGTTTCGACGAGCTGCTGGCCACTTCCGACGTGCTGAGCCTGCACCTGCCGCTGACGGACAAGACGCGCAACATCATCGGCGCGCAAGAACTGGCGCGCATGCAGCCGACGTCCCTCTTGATCAACACGGCGCGGGGCGGCCTGGTCGATGAAGCGGCGCTGGCCACAGCATTGACGAACGGCGTGATCGCCGGTGCCGGCTTCGACGTGCTCTCCAAGGAACCACCGCTGCCGGACAACCCACTTTTAAGTTTGCGCCTGCCCAACTTCATCCTCACGCCGCACACGGCCTGGGCCAGCGGCGAGGCCATGCAAAAGCTGGCAGACATCTTGATCGGCAACGTGGAAGCGTTCGAGCGGGGCGCGCCGACGAACGTGGTGGCATGA